One window from the genome of Bacillus rossius redtenbacheri isolate Brsri chromosome 17, Brsri_v3, whole genome shotgun sequence encodes:
- the LOC134540590 gene encoding uncharacterized protein PF3D7_1120000-like yields the protein MEQLQQTLEQLKQKMGQLKETLEQLEQKAEDLKKRMEEMLESLAEKMEQMKTSVVNLIQVVKQLKEEMEKDGRQLKQETEQLNGEAEQLKGELDLTKDEAQQLKDQAAKIKKAKHIKEEAERIRKEAEQMKKAIEERMNQMKEAMQQAVENMKKAMDEMFESMKQAMADMATHLKEQVKEQADNLKEAFVGITSDFTDYFG from the coding sequence ATGGAGCAGCTGCAACAGACACTCGAGCAGCTGAAGCAGAAGATGGGGCAGCTTAAAGAGACGTTGGAGCAACTGGAACAGAAGGCGGAAGACCTGAAAAAGAGGATGGAGGAAATGCTGGAGTCATTAGCGGAGAAGATGGAGCAAATGAAGACGTCGGTGGTGAACCTGATCCAGGTGGTCAAGCAGCTGAAAGAGGAAATGGAGAAGGACGGGAGGCAGCTGAAGCAGGAGACGGAGCAGCTGAACGGGGAGGCGGAGCAGCTGAAAGGCGAGCTGGACCTCACCAAAGACGAGGCCCAGCAGCTGAAAGACCAGGCGGCCAAGATAAAGAAGGCGAAGCACATAAAAGAAGAGGCGGAACGCATAAGAAAGGAGGCGGAGCAGATGAAAAAGGCGATAGAGGAGAGGATGAACCAGATGAAAGAGGCAATGCAACAGGCGGTGGAGAACATGAAGAAGGCCATGGATGAGATGTTCGAGAGCATGAAGCAAGCGATGGCGGATATGGCGACACACCTGAAAGAGCAGGTCAAGGAGCAGGCCGACAACTTGAAGGAGGCTTTCGTCGGGATCACCTCAGACTTTACAGATTATttcggataa